The following are encoded together in the Caldisalinibacter kiritimatiensis genome:
- a CDS encoding shikimate kinase — translation IIENINSSSTKRPLLETNNWKEKVLKLLNKRRNLYYASADYVIEIDNRNIQDIGGEIIRTFYKESLNL, via the coding sequence AATTATAGAAAATATTAATAGCTCATCTACTAAAAGACCTTTACTTGAAACAAATAATTGGAAAGAAAAAGTATTAAAATTGCTAAATAAACGTAGAAATTTGTATTATGCTAGTGCAGATTATGTTATAGAGATAGATAATAGAAATATTCAGGATATTGGTGGAGAAATAATAAGAACATTTTATAAAGAGTCTCTGAATTTATAA